One stretch of Armatimonadota bacterium DNA includes these proteins:
- a CDS encoding efflux RND transporter permease subunit: MNISTFATRHIKAIVFATLVLCFVGAAATTTFPISILPDVTFPRIMVLVDVGEQPISVVDVQAARPLEEAIATVPGVRHIRTRMERGGAEISVDFNWGTDMASALQLVYNQINIVRAHLPAGSSVSAERMNPTVFPILGLSLESRRVSPAEMWTYANYTLRPILARVPGVARAVVQGGAVPEMAVDVNPARAAAFGLSLPEIEQAIAASNQVQAVGRVNRQYQQMDALVSSLSTTPDQLGRIVVAQRGGIPISLSMVAHVYPSVQDATTIVTANGHRAVLMNIVRQPAANTVQVADAVRAQLAQMKSTLPAGTSVGVFYDQSKLVNEAIGSVRDAVLIGAGLAVIVLLMFLGNIRATLVTAAIIPSTVLITFLLMRLVGLTLNLMTLGAMAVGTGLVIDDAIVVVENVFRHLAHNEQRVKAVQTAASEIAPAMISSTLTVVVVFLPLVLLTGIEGAFFSALAITLVLALITSLFLALLVSPSLCAAFLHSRSGGHEHGPLFERLLTLYERVLDFALRRRWVVAAFCGVLLASTVWLSGRMKTGFMPEMDEGAFILDYVTPPGTSLAESNRVLMQIEAILRQTPDVQSFSRRTGTELGFAVTEPNSGDFAVTLKQGHRRPIDDVIASVRKRIAAQVPGVDVDFSQVLQDLIGDLAGAPAPMQVKLYGPDQQQLVALANQVETKIRKIDGIADVKTSAPAAGPQLVFHVNPDRAGRVGLTPDAVAAQVNAAMFGDVATQILSDDKPMDVRVRYADRYRNRLDRIEELPIRTPGGEWLPLADLATVRLVPGTTEQTREDQRRLVSVDAQLSGRDLGSVSRDVTRMMNSTPLPNGVRWELGGQYKSQQRSFKSLAMVLGLAIVLVFAVMLFKFGEFTLPIVILSVMPLCLFGVMMALWLTGTPFNVSSFMGAIMLVGIVVKNGILLLDQAQRAERDGASPREAIARAGQLRLRPILMTTLADILGLAPLALGIGAGAEMQQPLAIAVIGGLSLSMLLNLVVAPTLYTTMREVAAALSARRQPVVAAD; the protein is encoded by the coding sequence ATGAACATCAGCACCTTCGCCACACGGCACATCAAGGCGATCGTGTTCGCCACGCTGGTGCTCTGCTTTGTCGGCGCCGCCGCGACAACCACATTTCCGATCTCGATTCTGCCGGATGTGACCTTTCCGCGGATCATGGTGTTGGTGGACGTCGGCGAACAGCCCATCAGCGTGGTGGACGTGCAGGCGGCCCGGCCGCTGGAAGAGGCGATCGCAACGGTTCCGGGCGTCCGCCACATCCGTACCCGAATGGAGCGAGGCGGCGCCGAAATATCCGTCGATTTCAACTGGGGCACCGACATGGCCTCGGCGCTGCAGCTGGTCTATAACCAGATCAACATCGTGCGCGCGCACCTCCCAGCCGGAAGCAGCGTCTCCGCGGAGCGCATGAACCCAACGGTGTTTCCGATCCTCGGCCTCTCGCTGGAATCCAGGCGGGTATCGCCGGCCGAAATGTGGACCTACGCCAACTATACGCTGCGTCCGATTCTGGCGCGTGTTCCCGGCGTGGCCAGGGCCGTTGTCCAGGGCGGTGCAGTGCCCGAAATGGCCGTGGATGTCAATCCCGCTCGGGCCGCAGCCTTCGGCCTCTCGCTTCCAGAAATTGAGCAGGCGATTGCGGCCAGTAACCAGGTTCAGGCTGTCGGCCGGGTGAACCGGCAATACCAGCAGATGGATGCCCTGGTCTCCAGCCTCTCCACCACACCGGATCAACTCGGCAGGATCGTTGTGGCACAGCGAGGCGGCATCCCGATTTCTCTCTCCATGGTCGCCCACGTCTATCCATCGGTGCAGGATGCCACAACCATCGTAACGGCGAATGGCCACCGCGCGGTACTGATGAACATCGTTCGGCAGCCGGCCGCTAACACCGTGCAGGTGGCCGACGCGGTGCGTGCACAGTTGGCGCAGATGAAGTCGACACTTCCCGCCGGCACATCCGTTGGCGTGTTCTACGACCAGTCCAAGCTGGTGAACGAGGCAATCGGCAGCGTCCGCGACGCGGTTCTGATCGGCGCCGGCCTCGCCGTGATCGTGCTGCTGATGTTCCTTGGCAATATCCGTGCGACGTTGGTAACGGCGGCCATCATTCCGTCAACCGTACTGATCACGTTCCTGCTAATGCGTCTGGTCGGCCTGACACTCAACCTGATGACGCTTGGAGCGATGGCTGTGGGTACCGGGCTGGTGATCGATGACGCGATCGTGGTGGTTGAGAACGTCTTCCGGCATCTTGCCCACAATGAGCAGCGTGTCAAGGCTGTCCAAACCGCGGCCTCCGAAATTGCACCGGCAATGATATCCTCCACGCTTACAGTGGTCGTGGTCTTTCTGCCACTCGTGCTGCTAACCGGCATCGAAGGCGCCTTCTTCTCGGCGCTGGCCATCACGCTGGTGCTGGCGCTGATCACCTCCCTCTTCCTGGCGCTGCTCGTAAGTCCCAGCCTTTGCGCTGCGTTTCTTCACAGCCGATCCGGTGGCCACGAGCATGGACCGCTGTTCGAGAGACTGTTGACGCTGTATGAGCGCGTCCTCGATTTTGCCCTGCGGCGACGCTGGGTGGTAGCCGCGTTCTGCGGCGTGCTGCTTGCCTCCACCGTGTGGCTCTCGGGCCGGATGAAGACCGGGTTTATGCCCGAGATGGACGAGGGAGCATTCATCCTGGACTACGTAACGCCTCCAGGAACTTCACTTGCCGAGAGCAACCGCGTTCTGATGCAAATCGAGGCGATCTTGCGGCAAACTCCCGATGTGCAATCCTTTTCGCGGCGGACCGGTACCGAACTAGGCTTTGCCGTCACCGAGCCCAACAGTGGTGACTTTGCCGTAACGCTCAAGCAGGGCCACCGCAGGCCGATTGACGACGTGATCGCTTCAGTCCGTAAGCGCATCGCGGCGCAGGTGCCCGGCGTGGATGTGGACTTCAGCCAGGTATTGCAGGATTTGATCGGCGACCTGGCAGGCGCGCCGGCCCCTATGCAGGTCAAACTGTATGGCCCGGATCAGCAGCAGCTTGTGGCGCTGGCAAACCAGGTCGAGACCAAAATCAGGAAGATAGACGGTATAGCCGATGTAAAAACCAGCGCGCCGGCTGCCGGGCCGCAGTTGGTTTTCCATGTTAATCCCGATCGGGCCGGCCGCGTGGGCCTCACGCCGGATGCCGTGGCAGCACAGGTGAACGCCGCCATGTTCGGCGATGTAGCCACGCAAATCCTGAGCGATGACAAGCCGATGGACGTTCGCGTGCGCTATGCCGATCGCTACCGGAATCGGTTGGATCGCATCGAGGAGCTGCCGATCCGGACCCCTGGCGGCGAATGGCTGCCGCTCGCGGACCTCGCAACGGTGCGACTGGTTCCAGGCACAACCGAGCAAACCCGCGAAGATCAGCGTCGTCTGGTCTCCGTGGATGCGCAGCTGAGCGGCCGCGACCTCGGGAGCGTCTCGCGTGACGTAACCCGAATGATGAACTCCACGCCACTTCCGAATGGCGTTCGCTGGGAGTTGGGCGGTCAGTACAAGAGCCAGCAGCGCTCATTCAAAAGTCTCGCGATGGTGCTTGGACTGGCTATCGTGCTTGTATTCGCGGTGATGCTGTTCAAATTCGGGGAGTTCACGCTGCCGATCGTGATTCTGTCGGTTATGCCGCTCTGCCTCTTCGGCGTGATGATGGCGCTGTGGCTAACCGGGACGCCTTTCAACGTCTCCTCGTTTATGGGAGCTATCATGCTGGTCGGCATCGTGGTCAAGAACGGAATCCTGCTGTTGGACCAGGCCCAGCGGGCAGAGCGTGACGGCGCCTCGCCACGGGAAGCGATTGCACGCGCGGGACAGTTGCGCCTGCGCCCCATTCTGATGACCACGCTTGCCGACATCCTCGGCCTGGCGCCGCTGGCACTGGGCATCGGCGCCGGCGCTGAGATGCAGCAGCCGTTGGCTATCGCGGTCATCGGCGGACTATCTCTTTCAATGCTGCTCAACCTCGTGGTGGCGCCTACGCTCTATACAACCATGCGCGAGGTAGCAGCCGCGCTGTCGGCGAGGAGACAACCGGTCGTCGCAGCAGACTGA
- a CDS encoding efflux RND transporter periplasmic adaptor subunit → MAVARPVQDTVAAQGLLGPVQGGAARVAPVLSGRIQSVNVREGEHVTAGEIVAVMDHATLDAQTASAAAAAQTASIQAQEAALAAKAGAADQASSVRLAGLALDAARKDRANSVAQARLTLDTAQTDLHKTEAGARPQEIAQAEQVVLQNQATRDRTASEVVRVHSLLTSGIDSQRQLDDAKTAETIAGANLAASRQALALLRAGARPEDLQAAKLRVKQAEAALAAAQADGSAQVAKAAAALVQAHQAALQVRVKQQDVIAMTSAAAQKQADMRAATVADSYCQVCAPLSGIVVKRYLNPGDMADSSTPILQIGADTALDLQASLPADEASVVAPGQKASVSIDGIKSAVAGLVTTVGQVDAQTGLLSVRIRVDNRSGVLRSGQFATARIVVKINPHGVLVPRNAIVNSGGQPAVFVVGADNTAHHRDVQLGPDQGNGVEVRSGVSAGEQVVTTGAWELDEGVKVQPHVISNPERAAS, encoded by the coding sequence ATGGCCGTGGCCCGGCCCGTGCAGGATACGGTGGCGGCCCAGGGTCTGCTTGGACCCGTACAGGGCGGTGCGGCGCGTGTGGCGCCCGTGCTCTCCGGACGCATCCAAAGCGTGAACGTGCGAGAGGGTGAGCATGTAACTGCCGGCGAGATTGTTGCGGTGATGGATCACGCTACGCTGGACGCCCAAACCGCCAGTGCGGCCGCGGCCGCACAAACCGCCAGCATCCAGGCGCAGGAAGCAGCGCTCGCCGCAAAGGCCGGTGCGGCCGACCAGGCATCGTCGGTAAGGCTGGCCGGGCTCGCGCTGGATGCTGCGCGTAAAGATCGAGCCAATTCGGTGGCCCAGGCAAGGCTGACACTGGATACCGCCCAGACCGACCTTCACAAGACGGAGGCCGGCGCGCGACCACAGGAGATAGCGCAGGCAGAGCAGGTGGTGCTCCAGAACCAGGCGACGCGCGACCGTACTGCGTCGGAAGTAGTGCGCGTGCACTCACTGCTGACCAGCGGAATCGACTCTCAACGGCAGCTGGATGATGCGAAGACGGCCGAAACCATCGCCGGCGCCAACCTTGCCGCGTCGCGACAGGCGCTTGCACTGCTCCGCGCCGGTGCACGGCCCGAAGACCTCCAGGCGGCAAAGCTGCGGGTCAAGCAGGCCGAAGCCGCGCTGGCGGCCGCACAGGCAGATGGTAGCGCGCAGGTGGCAAAGGCGGCTGCAGCCCTGGTTCAGGCGCATCAAGCCGCTCTGCAGGTGCGTGTAAAGCAGCAGGACGTCATTGCGATGACCTCCGCTGCAGCGCAGAAGCAAGCAGATATGAGGGCCGCGACTGTGGCGGACTCATATTGCCAGGTGTGCGCGCCGCTCAGCGGCATTGTGGTAAAGCGATACCTCAATCCCGGCGATATGGCCGACAGCAGCACACCGATCCTCCAGATTGGCGCCGATACGGCACTCGATCTGCAGGCGAGCCTGCCGGCCGACGAAGCGTCGGTTGTGGCGCCCGGCCAAAAGGCAAGCGTTTCGATAGACGGAATCAAAAGCGCCGTCGCAGGGCTTGTAACTACTGTGGGACAGGTGGATGCCCAGACCGGGCTGCTGAGCGTAAGGATCCGCGTGGACAACCGCTCCGGCGTGCTGCGATCCGGCCAGTTTGCAACGGCTCGGATCGTGGTGAAGATCAACCCGCACGGAGTGCTGGTGCCGCGTAATGCGATCGTCAATTCGGGCGGACAGCCCGCCGTATTTGTTGTCGGCGCAGACAATACGGCGCACCACCGGGATGTACAGCTTGGGCCCGATCAAGGCAATGGCGTGGAGGTGAGGAGCGGAGTAAGCGCCGGTGAACAGGTTGTGACCACCGGCGCATGGGAACTGGATGAGGGCGTGAAGGTGCAGCCGCACGTTATCTCCAATCCGGAGCGCGCAGCCTCTTGA
- a CDS encoding trypsin-like peptidase domain-containing protein translates to MNSDTSRQVGDRRSWRLAFTVMAAVCVAALLLFPNLRVTWREPASRADPFKPGAPQPLGANEVYARAARIASPSVVNIDAQQEYTPTGAQQFFYGTTPEYTQSHGSGVVIDGTGDILTNEHVVGRSNPGKSIRVTLPNGTTIPGTIVGSDHLTDVALVHVSAANLPVAKMGTVRGLVPGQMCVAIGNPFGLGFTVTHGVVSALGRPVQAEGRMYKNLIQTDCAINPGNSGGPLVDLSGRIIGINTMILKAANNIGFAIPIDTALAVASELKKYGRIRRPWMGMVVFTNTAETAAYYEIPDIAGVVVDSAPANGPADQSGFQPGDVITRIDGVRIHDAEEYSGEESKLKIGQKVTVQVYRAGSVGTGTITVGETPS, encoded by the coding sequence ATGAACTCTGATACCTCGCGACAAGTTGGAGATCGGCGCAGCTGGCGCCTGGCTTTTACCGTAATGGCGGCCGTGTGCGTCGCTGCACTCCTTTTGTTCCCGAATCTGCGCGTCACCTGGCGCGAACCGGCAAGTCGGGCCGATCCGTTCAAGCCCGGAGCTCCACAACCCCTTGGCGCCAATGAGGTTTACGCGCGTGCTGCCAGGATCGCCAGCCCGTCGGTCGTCAATATCGATGCCCAGCAGGAGTACACGCCCACCGGCGCACAGCAGTTCTTCTATGGAACCACGCCGGAATACACGCAATCGCATGGCAGTGGCGTGGTCATCGACGGCACCGGCGATATTCTCACCAACGAACACGTGGTCGGTCGATCCAATCCGGGAAAGAGCATCCGCGTTACGCTCCCCAACGGCACCACCATACCAGGCACGATTGTGGGTTCCGATCACCTCACCGATGTGGCGCTGGTGCATGTGAGCGCCGCAAACCTCCCGGTTGCGAAAATGGGCACCGTGCGTGGATTGGTTCCCGGCCAGATGTGCGTTGCCATCGGCAATCCATTTGGCCTTGGCTTTACGGTAACGCATGGTGTGGTTAGCGCGTTGGGTCGCCCGGTTCAGGCCGAAGGACGAATGTATAAAAACCTGATCCAGACCGACTGCGCCATCAATCCCGGGAATTCGGGCGGACCGCTCGTGGATCTCTCCGGCCGCATTATCGGGATCAACACCATGATCCTGAAGGCCGCTAACAACATCGGCTTTGCCATTCCTATCGACACGGCGCTCGCCGTTGCTTCCGAGCTGAAGAAGTACGGCCGCATTCGGCGGCCCTGGATGGGGATGGTGGTCTTTACGAACACCGCAGAAACAGCCGCCTATTACGAGATCCCCGACATTGCGGGTGTGGTGGTCGATTCTGCGCCGGCAAACGGGCCCGCGGACCAATCGGGCTTTCAACCCGGCGACGTGATTACGCGAATCGATGGCGTGCGGATCCATGATGCCGAAGAGTACTCCGGCGAGGAAAGCAAGCTGAAGATCGGGCAGAAGGTAACGGTACAGGTCTACAGGGCCGGCTCGGTCGGCACCGGAACGATCACCGTGGGGGAGACACCAAGCTGA
- the hisC gene encoding histidinol-phosphate transaminase yields MVTDANRKTNEATAAAEASAVAERIQSLAMYKPGKSVEQAQRELGLGSFIKLASNENVLGPSPLAVDAIRRSTAEMHLYPDPDAFNLSSALSRRLELPREAILPGNGSDELIHLLGVTLLEPGDEVIAGTPSFARYQAAAVLNRAAFHAVDLLPDGRYDVPAMARRVTARTRLVFIANPNNPTGRHIDSDEMEQLLAVMPPRALLILDEAYGEYAAEAPGFPDSRAWIRRGAGVVALRTFSKAYGLAGLRVGYALGPPTVLSWLRRVREPFSVSLPAQSGAIAALEDVEHLRRTLEMNRRGKQIVVQLLAALGLECPPSSANFVWFDCGESADEVARRLLQRGVIVRSGAHFGAPQHLRVTIGEESHMQVFGAALAAALAAGRGAGAL; encoded by the coding sequence ATGGTCACCGATGCGAACCGGAAAACCAACGAGGCGACCGCCGCAGCGGAGGCGTCGGCCGTCGCCGAGCGAATCCAGAGCCTCGCGATGTACAAACCGGGCAAATCTGTGGAGCAGGCGCAGCGTGAACTGGGGCTCGGCTCGTTCATAAAGCTTGCGAGCAACGAAAACGTACTGGGGCCTTCACCGCTTGCGGTTGACGCGATCCGCCGTAGCACAGCCGAGATGCATCTTTACCCGGACCCGGACGCCTTCAATCTCTCCAGTGCTTTGAGCCGGCGCCTTGAGCTGCCACGCGAGGCGATACTTCCCGGCAATGGTTCCGACGAGCTGATACATCTCCTTGGCGTAACGCTGCTGGAACCTGGCGATGAGGTGATAGCCGGTACACCGTCATTTGCCCGGTATCAAGCCGCAGCCGTTCTGAACAGGGCTGCGTTTCACGCGGTAGACCTGCTGCCGGACGGACGCTACGATGTGCCGGCGATGGCCCGGCGTGTTACAGCCCGCACGCGCCTCGTTTTTATTGCCAATCCCAACAATCCCACCGGCAGACATATCGATTCCGATGAGATGGAGCAGCTGCTCGCGGTGATGCCGCCGCGCGCTCTTCTGATTCTGGATGAAGCGTATGGAGAGTATGCCGCGGAGGCGCCCGGCTTTCCGGACAGCCGTGCCTGGATACGCCGCGGAGCTGGTGTTGTCGCGCTGCGAACCTTCTCCAAGGCGTATGGACTGGCCGGTTTGCGCGTCGGCTACGCATTGGGTCCGCCTACCGTGCTCTCGTGGCTGCGCCGAGTTCGCGAACCATTCAGCGTCAGTTTGCCGGCTCAGTCAGGCGCAATCGCCGCTCTTGAAGACGTTGAACATCTGCGGCGGACGCTCGAGATGAACCGGCGCGGAAAGCAGATTGTGGTCCAGTTGCTTGCCGCGCTCGGGCTGGAGTGCCCACCCTCCTCTGCCAACTTCGTTTGGTTCGATTGCGGAGAGTCGGCTGATGAAGTTGCCCGCCGGCTGCTTCAGCGTGGCGTGATTGTTCGCAGCGGCGCGCACTTCGGCGCGCCCCAACACCTGCGCGTGACGATCGGCGAGGAATCCCATATGCAGGTCTTTGGCGCTGCCCTTGCCGCTGCATTGGCAGCAGGGCGTGGAGCAGGCGCCCTGTAG
- a CDS encoding cofactor-independent phosphoglycerate mutase — MKYILLVPDGAADEPLEVLDGKTPLQAARTPNLSRMAERGFTGSVQVTPLEMYPGSDAANMALLGYNPAEYYTGRGPIEAAAMQIPMEQRDVAFRCSLVSTDCERLTDYSSGHITTEEARPLVELADQKLGVSWRRLFPGVSYRNILRWSDGPTELETFAPHESVGTALDDIWPRGDQEDKVRSWIEDSINLLDGVAFNRNRRSEGKPPANMLWPWSPGRMPHLPPFTSLRGVTGAAVSGVDVARGLARLTGLEVIDVPGATGYFDTDYAAKGRAAAQALQRHDFVWIHVESPDEAGHAGDVDEKIRAIENFDRLTIGLLLAGISESADYRILCVPDHPTPIATRRHARGPVPYLLYDSREMLRGAGRAPFDERALDDVSRLQPEGWRLMDELFSAPRGPA; from the coding sequence ATGAAGTACATCCTGCTCGTTCCGGATGGCGCGGCCGACGAGCCGTTGGAAGTCCTGGACGGCAAAACGCCCCTCCAGGCGGCTCGTACGCCCAATCTGAGCCGCATGGCAGAGCGTGGTTTTACCGGCTCAGTCCAGGTAACCCCGCTCGAAATGTACCCGGGCAGCGATGCTGCCAATATGGCGCTGCTGGGCTACAACCCGGCCGAGTACTACACGGGTCGCGGACCGATTGAAGCCGCCGCAATGCAGATACCAATGGAGCAGCGCGATGTGGCCTTCCGCTGCTCGCTTGTCTCTACCGATTGCGAGCGCCTCACCGACTACTCGTCCGGCCACATTACCACCGAAGAGGCACGCCCGCTGGTGGAGCTGGCGGATCAAAAACTGGGCGTCAGTTGGCGCCGTCTTTTCCCGGGAGTATCGTATCGGAACATCCTGCGGTGGTCCGATGGACCTACCGAACTGGAAACCTTCGCCCCTCACGAGTCCGTCGGTACGGCCCTCGATGACATCTGGCCGCGGGGCGACCAGGAGGATAAAGTCCGGTCATGGATCGAGGATTCCATCAATCTGCTGGATGGAGTTGCCTTCAACCGGAATCGGCGGTCCGAGGGCAAGCCGCCAGCAAATATGCTGTGGCCATGGAGCCCGGGACGGATGCCGCACCTGCCACCGTTCACTTCCCTCCGCGGCGTTACCGGCGCGGCGGTTTCCGGCGTGGACGTGGCGCGCGGTTTGGCTCGGTTGACAGGTCTCGAGGTGATTGATGTTCCGGGCGCCACCGGATACTTCGACACCGATTACGCAGCAAAGGGCCGCGCCGCCGCTCAAGCGCTCCAGCGCCATGACTTTGTCTGGATTCACGTTGAGAGCCCGGACGAAGCCGGCCACGCCGGCGACGTGGATGAAAAGATCCGCGCGATCGAGAACTTCGACCGGCTCACCATAGGCCTGCTGCTTGCCGGCATATCCGAAAGCGCCGATTATCGCATTCTGTGCGTGCCGGATCATCCCACACCGATAGCCACGCGCCGCCACGCGCGCGGCCCGGTCCCGTACCTGCTCTACGATTCACGCGAGATGCTGCGCGGCGCCGGCCGGGCGCCTTTTGATGAACGGGCGCTGGATGATGTTAGCCGCCTCCAGCCTGAGGGATGGCGGCTGATGGATGAGCTGTTCTCCGCGCCGCGAGGACCAGCGTGA
- the recA gene encoding recombinase RecA, which translates to MSLDQPVTADSRKLKALEIAVTSIEKQFGKGSIVRLGQAERLNVDAISTGSIALDLALGVGGVPRGRITEIYGAESSGKTTIALTVIAQAQRLGGVCAYVDVEHAIDPEYARKLGVDVDNLYISQPATGEEALDIMDALIRSSAVDVCVLDSVAALVPKAELEGDMGDSHVGLHARLMSQALRKVAGSINRTNTACIFINQIRQKIGVMFGNPETTSGGLALKYYASVRMDVRRIETVKNGTDAVGARVRVKIVKNKVAPPFRQAEFDIMFGKGISRSGSVLDMGVDTGIITKSGAYFSYGDIRLGQGRENARQYLDENPAVMDELDGKLRGAPTAAAVTAPDEEA; encoded by the coding sequence ATGAGCCTTGACCAGCCGGTGACCGCGGATTCGCGGAAGCTGAAAGCGCTCGAAATAGCCGTAACATCCATCGAAAAGCAGTTCGGCAAGGGAAGCATCGTGCGTCTCGGCCAAGCCGAACGGTTGAATGTAGACGCCATCTCCACAGGCTCAATCGCCCTCGATCTGGCGCTCGGCGTCGGTGGCGTACCCCGAGGCCGGATCACCGAAATCTACGGAGCCGAATCCTCTGGAAAAACCACCATTGCATTAACGGTCATTGCTCAGGCGCAGCGCCTCGGCGGAGTGTGCGCCTACGTGGATGTGGAGCACGCCATCGACCCGGAATATGCGCGCAAGCTGGGTGTGGATGTGGATAACCTCTACATATCGCAACCGGCCACCGGTGAGGAGGCGCTGGACATAATGGATGCGCTTATCCGCTCCAGCGCGGTGGATGTGTGCGTGTTGGACAGCGTGGCGGCGCTGGTACCCAAGGCCGAGCTCGAGGGTGACATGGGCGATAGCCACGTAGGGCTGCACGCGCGCTTGATGTCGCAGGCGCTCCGAAAGGTGGCCGGCAGCATCAACCGCACCAACACGGCGTGTATCTTTATCAACCAGATTCGCCAGAAGATCGGCGTAATGTTCGGCAACCCGGAGACTACAAGTGGCGGCCTCGCGCTGAAGTACTATGCTTCCGTCCGAATGGACGTTCGCCGAATTGAGACGGTGAAGAACGGAACCGATGCAGTAGGGGCACGCGTACGGGTCAAGATCGTCAAGAACAAAGTGGCGCCGCCATTCCGACAGGCGGAGTTCGACATTATGTTCGGCAAGGGCATTTCACGCTCCGGCAGCGTTCTCGACATGGGCGTGGATACCGGCATTATTACAAAAAGCGGCGCCTACTTCTCGTACGGCGACATCCGGCTGGGTCAGGGCCGCGAGAATGCGCGTCAGTATCTGGACGAGAATCCGGCCGTTATGGACGAACTCGATGGAAAGCTGCGCGGTGCTCCCACCGCGGCTGCGGTAACTGCGCCCGACGAAGAGGCATGA
- a CDS encoding competence/damage-inducible protein A: MRAEIVSVGTELLLGDIVDTNAAYLARALSEIGVSVYRRVTVGDNMPRLVAALKQAYADADVVLTIGGLGPTMDDITRDGLAEAFGQTLHQDDAAADRIKAFFAQRKLALLTGNLRQALAPERGWLIDNPNGTAPGVVFENPGKLAIALPGPPSEFIPMVDNHVRPLLQARAGPGQVIRSRTLRIAGVGESAVEERVRDLMLGDNPTVAPYAKPAEVHLRITARAPDITVANAMLDAMAQKLHERLGEALYGEDATTLEEVVVKLLLNAGTTAATAESCTGGLLAKRLTDIPGSSGAFPGGVVAYSNRAKHELLEVPEETLHRFGAVSRQTAELLATAARDRFHTDFGIGITGVAGPDGGTEAKPVGLVWISLAWSGGGLIEECRFIGQRDSIRWRSSQTALNLLRLELLRRKAGG, translated from the coding sequence GTGCGCGCTGAAATCGTGTCGGTTGGTACCGAGCTGCTGCTCGGCGACATCGTAGATACCAACGCCGCCTATCTCGCGAGAGCGCTCTCCGAGATTGGAGTATCGGTCTACCGGCGCGTCACGGTGGGCGATAATATGCCTCGCCTGGTCGCGGCTCTCAAGCAGGCCTATGCCGATGCCGACGTGGTGTTGACCATAGGTGGCTTGGGCCCCACGATGGACGACATCACGCGCGACGGTCTGGCTGAGGCCTTTGGCCAAACGCTGCACCAGGACGATGCTGCAGCCGACCGCATCAAAGCGTTCTTTGCTCAGCGAAAACTCGCGCTGCTGACGGGCAATCTGCGTCAGGCCCTGGCGCCGGAACGCGGCTGGCTGATCGATAATCCGAATGGCACAGCGCCGGGCGTGGTTTTTGAAAACCCCGGTAAGCTGGCCATCGCGCTTCCGGGACCTCCGTCGGAGTTCATTCCGATGGTGGACAATCACGTTCGCCCACTGCTGCAGGCGCGCGCTGGGCCCGGGCAGGTAATCCGTTCGCGAACGCTGAGAATCGCCGGCGTGGGCGAAAGTGCGGTTGAAGAGCGTGTTCGCGACCTGATGCTGGGCGACAACCCAACGGTAGCGCCGTATGCCAAGCCCGCCGAAGTTCATCTGCGCATCACGGCACGGGCGCCGGATATTACGGTGGCAAACGCCATGCTCGACGCGATGGCGCAAAAACTTCACGAACGCCTCGGCGAGGCGCTCTACGGTGAGGATGCCACCACGCTGGAAGAAGTTGTGGTGAAACTGCTTCTGAACGCGGGTACCACGGCGGCAACCGCCGAAAGCTGTACGGGTGGGCTGCTCGCCAAGCGCCTCACCGATATTCCAGGCAGTTCCGGTGCTTTTCCGGGCGGTGTAGTGGCGTACAGCAACCGTGCCAAACACGAGTTGTTGGAAGTTCCCGAAGAAACGCTACACCGCTTCGGCGCGGTCAGCCGCCAAACTGCAGAGTTGCTGGCCACGGCCGCCCGCGATCGCTTCCACACCGACTTCGGCATTGGAATTACGGGAGTCGCCGGCCCGGATGGCGGCACCGAGGCGAAGCCCGTCGGCCTGGTCTGGATCTCACTGGCCTGGTCCGGAGGCGGTCTCATCGAGGAGTGCCGGTTTATTGGCCAGCGCGATAGTATTCGTTGGCGCTCCTCGCAGACTGCGCTGAATCTGCTCCGCCTGGAGCTGTTACGACGCAAGGCGGGCGGTTAG